From Lemur catta isolate mLemCat1 chromosome 21, mLemCat1.pri, whole genome shotgun sequence, a single genomic window includes:
- the SNRNP35 gene encoding U11/U12 small nuclear ribonucleoprotein 35 kDa protein, whose protein sequence is MNDWVPIAKEYDPLKAGSIDGTDEDPHDRAVWRAMLARYIPNKGVTGDPLLTLFVARLNLQTKEDKLKEVFSRYGDIRRLRLVRDLVTGFSKGYAFIEYKEERAVIKAYRDADGLVIDQHEIFVDYELERTLKGWIPRRLGGGLGGKKESGQLRFGGRDRPFRKPINLPVVKNDLYREGKRERRDRSRSRERHWDSRTRDRDHDRGREKRWQEREPTRVWHENDWDRERDFREDRIKGREKRDRSK, encoded by the coding sequence ATGAACGACTGGGTGCCCATTGCCAAGGAGTATGATCCGCTCAAAGCTGGCAGCATCGACGGCACGGATGAAGACCCACACGATCGTGCGGTCTGGCGGGCGATGCTGGCACGATACATCCCCAACAAAGGCGTCACAGGAGACCCCCTTCTCACCTTGTTTGTGGCAAGACTAAACTTGCAAACCAAAGAGGACAAATTAAAGGAAGTCTTTTCCCGCTATGGTGACATCCGGCGGCTTCGGCTGGTGAGGGACTTGGTCACCGGGTTTTCCAAGGGCTATGCCTTCATAGAGTACAAGGAGGAGCGTGCCGTGATCAAAGCCTACCGAGATGCAGACGGCCTGGTCATTGACCAGCATGAGATATTTGTGGACTATGAACTGGAAAGGACTCTCAAAGGGTGGATCCCTCGGCGACTTGGAGGCGGTCTCGGGGGGAAAAAGGAATCTGGGCAACTGAGATTTGGGGGGCGGGATCGGCCTTTTCGAAAACCTATTAATTTGCCAGTTGTTAAAAATGACCTTTATagggagggaaaaagggaaagaagggatCGGTCTAGATCCCGAGAAAGACACTGGGACTCAAGGACGAGAGATCGAGACCACGACAGGGGCCGGGAGAAGAGGTGGCAAGAGAGAGAGCCCACGAGGGTGTGGCACGAAAATGACTGGGACAGAGAGAGGGACTTCAGAGAAGACAGGATcaaggggagggagaagagggataGAAGCAAGTAG
- the RILPL2 gene encoding RILP-like protein 2 isoform X3: MEEPPLREEEEEVEGEEEEDGERDEAGPEGALGKSPFRLTAEDVYDISFVVGRELMALGSDPRVTQLQFKIVRVLEMLEALVSEGNLTAEALRMERDSLRKEVAGLRREGPPASGEVNLGPDKMVVDLTDPNRPRFTLQELRDVLQERNKLKSQLLVAQEELQCYKRFFFRSGKHT, from the exons ATGGAGGAGCCCCCTCtgcgagaggaagaagaggaggtggagggggaggaggaagaggacggCGAGAGGGACGAGGCCGGGCCCGAGGGGGCCCTGGGCAAGAGTCCCTTCCGGCTGACCGCCGAGGACGTGTATGACATCTCCTTCGTGGTGGGCCGCGAGCTGATGGCCCTGGGCAGCGACCCCCGGGTGACACAGCTGCAGTTCAAAATCGTGCGCGTCCTGGAGATGCTGGAGGCGCTGGTGAGCGAGGGCAACCTGACGGCCGAGGCGCTGCGCATGGAGAGGGACAGCCTCAGGAAGGAGGTGGCAGGGCTGCGGAGAGAGGGCCCGCCGGCCAGCGGGGAG GTAAACCTGGGACCAGACAAAATGGTGGTTGACCTGACAGATCCCAACCGGCCCCGCTTCACGCTGCAGGAGCTGCGGGACGTGCTGCAGGAGCGCAACAAACTCAAGTCGCAGCTCCTGGTGGCGCAGGAGGAGCTGCAGTGCTACAAGAG
- the RILPL2 gene encoding RILP-like protein 2 isoform X1 has protein sequence MEEPPLREEEEEVEGEEEEDGERDEAGPEGALGKSPFRLTAEDVYDISFVVGRELMALGSDPRVTQLQFKIVRVLEMLEALVSEGNLTAEALRMERDSLRKEVAGLRREGPPASGEVNLGPDKMVVDLTDPNRPRFTLQELRDVLQERNKLKSQLLVAQEELQCYKSGSERRWMDRWTDSGLFPPREGPGGREKDALVTRASNADRNKEEKTIIKKLFFFRSGKHT, from the exons ATGGAGGAGCCCCCTCtgcgagaggaagaagaggaggtggagggggaggaggaagaggacggCGAGAGGGACGAGGCCGGGCCCGAGGGGGCCCTGGGCAAGAGTCCCTTCCGGCTGACCGCCGAGGACGTGTATGACATCTCCTTCGTGGTGGGCCGCGAGCTGATGGCCCTGGGCAGCGACCCCCGGGTGACACAGCTGCAGTTCAAAATCGTGCGCGTCCTGGAGATGCTGGAGGCGCTGGTGAGCGAGGGCAACCTGACGGCCGAGGCGCTGCGCATGGAGAGGGACAGCCTCAGGAAGGAGGTGGCAGGGCTGCGGAGAGAGGGCCCGCCGGCCAGCGGGGAG GTAAACCTGGGACCAGACAAAATGGTGGTTGACCTGACAGATCCCAACCGGCCCCGCTTCACGCTGCAGGAGCTGCGGGACGTGCTGCAGGAGCGCAACAAACTCAAGTCGCAGCTCCTGGTGGCGCAGGAGGAGCTGCAGTGCTACAAGAG TGGTTCAGAAAgaagatggatggacagatggacagacag TGGCCTGTTTCCACCAAGAGAAGgcccaggaggaagagaaaaagatgcTCTGGTTACCAGGGCCAGCAATGCTGACAGGAACAAGGAGGAGAAGACAATCATAAAGAAGCT
- the RILPL2 gene encoding RILP-like protein 2 isoform X2, which yields MEEPPLREEEEEVEGEEEEDGERDEAGPEGALGKSPFRLTAEDVYDISFVVGRELMALGSDPRVTQLQFKIVRVLEMLEALVSEGNLTAEALRMERDSLRKEVAGLRREGPPASGEVNLGPDKMVVDLTDPNRPRFTLQELRDVLQERNKLKSQLLVAQEELQCYKSGLFPPREGPGGREKDALVTRASNADRNKEEKTIIKKLFFFRSGKHT from the exons ATGGAGGAGCCCCCTCtgcgagaggaagaagaggaggtggagggggaggaggaagaggacggCGAGAGGGACGAGGCCGGGCCCGAGGGGGCCCTGGGCAAGAGTCCCTTCCGGCTGACCGCCGAGGACGTGTATGACATCTCCTTCGTGGTGGGCCGCGAGCTGATGGCCCTGGGCAGCGACCCCCGGGTGACACAGCTGCAGTTCAAAATCGTGCGCGTCCTGGAGATGCTGGAGGCGCTGGTGAGCGAGGGCAACCTGACGGCCGAGGCGCTGCGCATGGAGAGGGACAGCCTCAGGAAGGAGGTGGCAGGGCTGCGGAGAGAGGGCCCGCCGGCCAGCGGGGAG GTAAACCTGGGACCAGACAAAATGGTGGTTGACCTGACAGATCCCAACCGGCCCCGCTTCACGCTGCAGGAGCTGCGGGACGTGCTGCAGGAGCGCAACAAACTCAAGTCGCAGCTCCTGGTGGCGCAGGAGGAGCTGCAGTGCTACAAGAG TGGCCTGTTTCCACCAAGAGAAGgcccaggaggaagagaaaaagatgcTCTGGTTACCAGGGCCAGCAATGCTGACAGGAACAAGGAGGAGAAGACAATCATAAAGAAGCT